Proteins from one Staphylococcus saprophyticus subsp. saprophyticus ATCC 15305 = NCTC 7292 genomic window:
- a CDS encoding FUSC family protein, whose translation MKLGARILKTGIAIILALFIASLLPNEAGLKAIAGVSAVVAMQPSVFRSIKTVSDQAIGNVFGALLAVAMVTVFGDNVVIMGVTVILLIAVLFRFNLAHVATLASVTALIIMGQHTGDFYVSAFYRFALVMIGVISSSIVNLVFLPPKFESKIYYNSLNICSDIFVWFKLVLNDTSEYHHIKEDRGVISGRIKKLEQTFVYYEEERPLTKKQTYAQNRKKILFKEVVRSTRHAYDVLKKMNRYQNDLHNLNHELLLQIKLEIDTLIAYHEQIFISLSKKAKYDVGQFENQIENPQKKELMDAFQKELIRNPYQTMYSYANVMQIISAIEEYRYTLEHLDRLRISFFSYHNNDNEIDILDEDFDL comes from the coding sequence TTGAAATTAGGAGCCCGTATTCTCAAGACAGGTATAGCCATTATACTTGCTTTGTTTATCGCTTCTCTACTACCTAATGAAGCTGGTTTGAAAGCAATTGCTGGGGTCAGTGCGGTTGTTGCAATGCAGCCTAGCGTATTTCGATCAATTAAAACTGTTTCTGACCAAGCAATAGGTAATGTTTTTGGTGCATTACTTGCTGTAGCAATGGTTACGGTATTTGGAGATAATGTTGTAATTATGGGTGTAACCGTAATATTATTAATTGCTGTACTTTTCCGCTTTAATTTAGCACATGTTGCTACCTTAGCTAGTGTGACAGCATTAATTATTATGGGACAACACACAGGAGATTTTTATGTTTCTGCATTTTATCGTTTTGCGCTCGTTATGATTGGTGTAATCAGTTCTTCAATCGTAAACCTAGTATTCTTACCACCAAAATTCGAATCAAAAATTTATTACAACTCTTTAAATATTTGTTCCGATATTTTTGTTTGGTTCAAATTAGTCTTAAATGATACATCTGAGTACCATCATATTAAAGAAGATAGAGGCGTAATTAGTGGTAGAATTAAAAAACTAGAACAAACATTTGTTTATTATGAAGAAGAACGACCTTTAACTAAAAAACAAACGTATGCCCAAAACAGGAAAAAAATACTTTTTAAAGAAGTGGTTAGAAGTACGCGTCATGCCTATGACGTGCTGAAAAAAATGAATCGCTACCAAAACGATTTACACAATTTGAATCATGAATTGCTATTACAGATTAAATTAGAAATTGATACGTTGATTGCATATCATGAACAAATATTTATTAGCCTTTCTAAAAAAGCAAAGTATGACGTGGGCCAATTTGAAAATCAAATTGAAAATCCACAAAAGAAAGAACTAATGGATGCCTTCCAAAAGGAACTTATTAGAAATCCTTATCAAACGATGTATTCATACGCAAATGTCATGCAAATCATTTCAGCTATTGAAGAATATCGTTACACATTAGAACATTTAGACAGATTACGTATTAGTTTCTTCTCATACCATAACAATGACAATGAAATTGATATTTTAGACGAAGATTTTGATTTATAA
- a CDS encoding ABC transporter ATP-binding protein, producing MIRRYLQFVKPYKWRIIATILVGILKFGIPMLIPLLIKYVIDDIINNGAITAEEKFTRLGIALGIAVFIFVIVRPPIEFLRQYLAQWTSNKILYDIRKRLYNHLQALSARFYANNQAGQVISRVINDVEQTKDFILTGLMNIWLDCITIVIALTIMFYLNVKLTLAALVIFPVYILTVYFFFGRLRNLTRKRSQALAEVQGFLHERVQGMSVIKSFAIEDNEAQNFDKHNQNFLQRAFNHTRWNAYSFSAINTVTDVGPLIVIGSGAFLAINGSITVGTLAAFVGYLEQLFGPLRRLVSSFTTLTQSFASMDRVFQLMDEGYDIKNKKGALPLEIKEGDIEINDVSFKYNSEEATILNNINLKINKGETVAFVGMSGGGKSTLINLIPRFYDVSGGEIKIDGTNIKSYLTGSLRNQIGLVQQDNILFSDTIKENILLGRPNATDEEVIKAAKMANAHDFIMELSEGYDTEVGERGVKLSGGQKQRVSIARIFLNNPPIIILDEATSALDLESESIIQDALTVLSENRTTLIVAHRLSTITHADKIVVVENGEIVEVGSHEALLAKKGAYEHLYSIQNL from the coding sequence ATGATTCGAAGATATTTACAATTTGTAAAACCATATAAATGGCGAATCATTGCTACAATTCTTGTCGGAATTTTAAAATTCGGTATTCCAATGTTAATTCCATTATTAATAAAGTATGTTATTGACGATATCATAAATAATGGAGCGATTACAGCGGAGGAAAAATTCACTAGATTAGGTATTGCATTGGGCATTGCAGTATTCATCTTTGTAATTGTAAGACCACCAATTGAATTTTTAAGACAATATTTGGCGCAATGGACAAGTAACAAAATTTTATATGATATACGGAAAAGATTATATAATCATTTACAAGCATTAAGCGCACGTTTCTATGCTAATAATCAAGCAGGGCAAGTTATTTCAAGAGTGATTAATGACGTAGAGCAAACAAAAGATTTTATATTAACTGGTCTAATGAATATATGGCTAGATTGTATAACGATAGTTATTGCATTGACGATTATGTTTTATTTAAATGTAAAACTGACGTTAGCAGCATTAGTTATTTTCCCTGTGTATATATTGACTGTATATTTCTTCTTTGGGCGTTTAAGAAATTTAACCAGAAAAAGATCACAGGCGTTGGCTGAAGTTCAAGGATTCTTACATGAACGTGTTCAAGGTATGTCAGTAATTAAAAGCTTTGCAATTGAAGATAATGAAGCACAAAATTTTGATAAACATAACCAAAATTTCTTGCAGAGAGCGTTTAATCATACGCGTTGGAATGCGTATTCATTTTCAGCAATTAATACTGTGACAGATGTTGGCCCATTAATTGTTATTGGTTCGGGCGCTTTCTTAGCTATTAATGGATCTATCACGGTTGGTACTTTAGCTGCGTTTGTAGGATATTTAGAACAATTATTTGGTCCATTACGTAGATTAGTGTCATCATTTACTACATTAACGCAAAGTTTCGCATCCATGGATCGTGTTTTTCAATTGATGGATGAAGGTTATGATATTAAAAATAAAAAAGGCGCACTTCCGCTTGAAATTAAAGAAGGCGATATCGAGATAAACGATGTGAGCTTTAAATATAATTCAGAAGAAGCAACTATATTAAATAATATTAATTTGAAGATTAATAAAGGTGAAACAGTTGCATTCGTTGGCATGAGTGGCGGTGGTAAATCGACATTAATTAATCTTATTCCGAGATTTTATGATGTTTCAGGCGGAGAAATTAAGATAGATGGTACGAACATTAAATCTTATTTAACTGGCAGTTTGAGAAATCAAATTGGATTAGTACAGCAAGATAATATCTTATTCTCAGATACAATTAAGGAAAATATCTTATTGGGTAGACCAAATGCTACGGATGAAGAGGTTATTAAAGCAGCGAAAATGGCTAACGCACATGATTTTATTATGGAACTTTCTGAGGGTTACGATACTGAAGTCGGGGAGAGAGGCGTTAAATTGTCAGGAGGACAAAAACAACGTGTATCCATTGCGCGTATCTTCTTGAACAATCCTCCAATCATTATCCTAGATGAAGCAACAAGTGCATTAGATTTAGAAAGTGAATCTATCATTCAAGATGCATTGACAGTATTGAGTGAAAATAGAACAACATTAATTGTTGCACATAGATTGTCGACGATCACACATGCAGATAAAATAGTGGTAGTTGAAAATGGTGAAATTGTAGAGGTTGGTTCCCATGAAGCTTTATTAGCTAAAAAAGGTGCTTACGAACATTTATATAGTATTCAAAATTTATAA
- a CDS encoding nucleoside tri-diphosphate phosphatase, with translation MVKESIPKEGQTIKIQSYKHDGNIHRVWSETTILKGTEHVVIGGNDHTLVTESDSRTWITREPAIVYFHSEFWFNVICMFREDGVYYYCNLSSPFVCDDEALKYIDYDLDIKVYPNGKYHLLDEDEYEQHMRQMNYSSDIDVILRRNVDILQQWIEQKKGPFAPDFIKVWRERYKKIRNY, from the coding sequence CTAAAGAAGGTCAGACAATAAAAATACAAAGTTATAAACATGATGGGAATATTCATCGTGTTTGGTCTGAAACTACTATATTAAAAGGTACGGAACATGTTGTAATAGGTGGAAATGATCATACGCTTGTCACAGAGAGTGATAGTCGTACTTGGATTACGCGTGAGCCAGCAATTGTATATTTCCATTCAGAATTTTGGTTTAATGTGATATGTATGTTTAGAGAAGATGGCGTCTATTATTATTGCAATTTATCTTCACCGTTTGTGTGTGATGATGAAGCGTTAAAATATATTGACTATGACTTAGATATTAAAGTATATCCAAATGGTAAGTATCATTTATTAGATGAAGATGAATATGAACAACATATGAGACAGATGAATTATTCTTCAGATATTGATGTCATTTTAAGGCGCAATGTAGATATCTTACAACAATGGATTGAACAGAAAAAAGGTCCATTTGCTCCTGATTTTATAAAAGTTTGGCGTGAACGATATAAAAAAATTAGAAATTATTAA